In Nitrobacteraceae bacterium AZCC 1564, the following proteins share a genomic window:
- a CDS encoding glyoxylate reductase (product_source=KO:K00015; cath_funfam=3.40.50.720; cog=COG1052; ko=KO:K00015; pfam=PF00389,PF02826; superfamily=51735): MISGKKKPLVVVTRRLPDTTETRMRELFDTRLNLDDTPMTAEQLAEAVRTADILVPTVSDQITADILNQPEARLKLIAHFGNGVDNIDVAAAHARGITVTNTPKVLTEDTADMTMALLLAVPRRLVEGASILTSGKEDWQGWSPTWMLGHRIGGKRLGIIGMGRIGQAIARRAHAFGLQIHYHNRKPVAPQIEEELGATYWDSLDQMLARMDFISVNCPHTPATFHLLSARRLKLIRKDAYIINTARGEVIDEVTLTKLLEEGEIGGAALDVFEHEPAVNPKLVRLAKAGKVVLLPHMGSATLEGRIEMGDKVMINIRTFLDGHRPPDRVLPGIG; encoded by the coding sequence ATGATCTCGGGTAAGAAAAAGCCTCTGGTTGTGGTGACCCGGCGATTACCGGATACCACGGAGACTCGTATGCGCGAGCTTTTCGACACCCGCCTCAATCTCGATGATACGCCGATGACGGCTGAGCAGCTCGCCGAAGCGGTCCGGACGGCGGATATCCTGGTTCCCACTGTGTCCGATCAAATCACCGCAGACATCCTCAATCAGCCAGAAGCGCGGCTCAAACTGATTGCGCATTTCGGCAATGGTGTCGACAACATCGACGTGGCCGCAGCCCATGCGCGCGGCATCACCGTCACCAACACGCCGAAGGTTCTCACCGAAGACACCGCCGACATGACAATGGCGTTGCTTCTGGCTGTGCCGCGCCGGCTGGTCGAAGGCGCATCGATCCTCACCTCGGGCAAAGAAGACTGGCAAGGATGGTCGCCCACATGGATGCTTGGCCACCGGATCGGCGGCAAGCGCCTTGGCATCATCGGCATGGGCCGAATCGGACAGGCTATTGCGCGCCGCGCGCACGCCTTCGGTCTGCAGATCCACTACCACAACCGTAAGCCGGTCGCGCCGCAGATCGAAGAAGAGTTGGGCGCAACGTATTGGGACAGCCTCGACCAGATGCTGGCCCGGATGGATTTCATTTCGGTGAACTGTCCGCACACACCGGCGACATTCCATCTGTTGTCCGCGCGGCGGCTGAAGCTGATCCGCAAGGACGCCTATATCATCAACACTGCACGCGGTGAGGTGATCGACGAGGTAACGCTCACCAAACTGCTCGAAGAAGGCGAGATCGGTGGCGCAGCGCTCGACGTGTTCGAGCACGAGCCCGCCGTGAATCCGAAGCTCGTCCGGCTGGCCAAGGCCGGCAAAGTCGTGCTGCTTCCGCACATGGGCTCGGCCACGCTCGAGGGCCGGATCGAAATGGGCGACAAGGTGATGATCAATATCCGCACCTTCCTCGATGGCCACCGCCCGCCGGATCGTGTGCTGCCAGGCATTGGCTGA
- a CDS encoding 3-hydroxyacyl-[acyl-carrier protein] dehydratase/trans-2-decenoyl-[acyl-carrier protein] isomerase (product_source=KO:K01716; cath_funfam=3.10.129.10; cog=COG0764; ko=KO:K01716; pfam=PF07977; superfamily=54637; tigrfam=TIGR01749), with translation MKDRQASYTYEELLACGRGELFGPGNAQLPLPPMLMFDRITEINDTGGEFGKGLVRAELDVNSDLWFFGCHFKGDPVMPGCLGLDALWQMVGFFLGWSGGAGRGRALGLGDLKFSGQVLPNITKVVYNIDIKRVMRSKLVLGVADGWLSSDGEIIYRAKDLKVGLFQQDAAMPGT, from the coding sequence ATGAAAGATCGCCAAGCCAGCTATACCTATGAAGAATTGCTGGCCTGCGGTCGCGGTGAGTTGTTTGGCCCCGGTAATGCGCAGTTGCCGCTGCCACCCATGCTGATGTTCGATCGCATTACGGAAATTAACGATACTGGCGGAGAATTCGGTAAAGGCCTGGTCCGCGCTGAGCTCGACGTCAATTCGGACCTTTGGTTCTTTGGGTGCCATTTCAAAGGTGATCCCGTGATGCCCGGCTGCCTGGGGCTCGATGCGCTCTGGCAGATGGTAGGATTTTTCCTCGGCTGGTCGGGCGGTGCAGGGCGCGGCCGTGCGCTGGGTCTCGGCGACCTGAAGTTTTCAGGCCAAGTGCTGCCGAACATCACCAAGGTTGTGTACAACATCGACATCAAGCGCGTGATGCGCTCAAAGCTGGTGCTTGGCGTCGCCGACGGGTGGCTTTCATCTGACGGGGAGATTATCTATCGCGCCAAGGACTTGAAGGTAGGGCTGTTCCAGCAGGACGCCGCAATGCCGGGAACATGA
- a CDS encoding Fur family iron response transcriptional regulator (product_source=KO:K09826; cath_funfam=1.10.10.10; cog=COG0735; ko=KO:K09826; pfam=PF01475; superfamily=46785) codes for MNDLTTTDKDHDEPHGHTHAPMLTGCPWHDVNEMLQSVGLRPTRQRMALGWLLFGKGGRHLTAEMLYEEATHAKVPVSLATVYNTLNQLTEAGLLRQVSVDGTKTYFDTNTSAHHHFYMESNHELVDIPDPNLVLQKMPDVPEGYEISRIDMVVRLRKKR; via the coding sequence ATGAACGATCTTACGACCACGGATAAGGATCATGACGAGCCGCATGGCCACACCCATGCGCCGATGCTAACCGGCTGTCCGTGGCATGACGTCAATGAGATGTTGCAATCAGTGGGCCTGCGTCCCACTCGCCAGCGCATGGCTTTGGGTTGGCTGCTGTTCGGCAAAGGTGGACGCCATTTGACGGCGGAAATGCTCTACGAAGAAGCCACGCACGCCAAAGTGCCGGTGTCGCTTGCAACCGTCTACAACACGCTCAACCAGTTGACCGAAGCGGGTCTGCTTCGTCAGGTGAGCGTGGACGGAACCAAGACCTACTTCGATACCAACACCAGCGCACATCACCATTTTTACATGGAAAGCAATCACGAGCTGGTTGATATCCCGGACCCCAATCTCGTGTTGCAGAAGATGCCTGACGTGCCGGAAGGCTACGAGATCAGCCGCATCGATATGGTCGTGCGCCTGCGCAAAAAGCGCTGA
- a CDS encoding SH3-like domain-containing protein (product_source=COG3807; cleavage_site_network=SignalP-noTM; cog=COG3807; pfam=PF06347; smart=SM00287; superfamily=82057; transmembrane_helix_parts=Inside_1_4,TMhelix_5_27,Outside_28_175) codes for MELKSSFASLAAVSILWTAMCTVGIAAKDTPPTTSGLPVPRYVSLKSDHVNVRAGPTKDQDVTWIYTRAGLPVEITAEFENWRRVRDSEGSEGWVYHSLLSGKRTAVVTMKNKNDLVSIYDSPDPKSAVAARLQAGVVAQVKRCNDGWCRITGDGFDGWIEQQRLWGVYADEKVN; via the coding sequence ATGGAGTTGAAGTCGAGTTTTGCGTCGCTGGCGGCAGTCAGCATCTTGTGGACTGCAATGTGCACAGTGGGTATCGCCGCCAAGGATACGCCGCCGACAACGAGCGGCCTGCCGGTGCCGCGCTACGTCAGCCTGAAGTCCGATCATGTGAATGTTCGTGCCGGTCCCACCAAGGATCAGGACGTCACCTGGATTTACACCCGTGCGGGCTTGCCGGTGGAAATCACCGCAGAATTCGAGAACTGGCGCCGCGTCCGCGATTCGGAAGGCTCGGAAGGCTGGGTTTATCACTCGCTGCTGTCGGGAAAGCGGACCGCAGTGGTGACGATGAAAAACAAAAACGATCTTGTATCGATCTATGACAGCCCGGATCCGAAAAGCGCTGTTGCAGCGCGATTGCAGGCCGGCGTCGTGGCGCAGGTCAAACGCTGCAATGACGGATGGTGCCGCATCACAGGCGATGGCTTCGACGGCTGGATCGAACAGCAGCGGCTGTGGGGCGTTTACGCCGACGAAAAGGTCAACTGA
- a CDS encoding formamidopyrimidine-DNA glycosylase (product_source=KO:K10563; cath_funfam=1.10.8.50,3.20.190.10; cog=COG0266; ko=KO:K10563; pfam=PF01149,PF06827,PF06831; smart=SM01232; superfamily=46946,57716,81624; tigrfam=TIGR00577), with protein MPELPEVETVRRGLQPVMEGVRITRVETRRGDLRFPFQKDFTSRLDGKIVTSLGRRAKYLMADLETGDVLLMHLGMSGSFRVALAAGEITPDEFHYPRSEDRTHDHVVFHMASGATVSFNDPRRFGYMKVIPRIEVDTEPLLRGLGPEPLGNEFDAALLARACVGKKTSLKAALLDQRVVAGLGNIYVCEALFRAHLSPKRLASTLATKNGGPNDHARRLVAAIHSVLNAAIKAGGSSLRDHRQTNGELGYFQHTFQVYDREGEPCKTPKCDGTVKRFTQNGRSTFWCPKCQK; from the coding sequence ATGCCTGAGTTGCCCGAGGTTGAAACCGTGCGCCGCGGTTTGCAGCCTGTGATGGAAGGTGTGCGAATTACCCGAGTCGAAACACGGCGCGGCGACTTGCGTTTTCCATTTCAGAAGGACTTTACGTCGCGGCTGGATGGCAAGATTGTCACGAGCCTCGGCCGGCGAGCGAAATATCTCATGGCTGATCTCGAGACCGGTGACGTTCTCCTGATGCACCTGGGCATGTCGGGATCGTTCCGCGTGGCGCTCGCGGCAGGCGAGATCACGCCGGATGAATTCCACTATCCGCGCAGCGAGGATCGCACCCATGATCATGTCGTATTTCACATGGCATCTGGCGCGACCGTGTCGTTCAACGATCCGCGACGCTTCGGTTACATGAAGGTCATTCCGCGCATTGAGGTGGACACAGAGCCGCTGTTGCGTGGCCTTGGACCGGAGCCGCTGGGAAATGAATTTGACGCGGCATTGCTGGCCCGCGCGTGCGTGGGCAAGAAAACGTCACTGAAGGCTGCACTGCTCGACCAGCGCGTGGTCGCGGGCCTTGGCAACATTTATGTCTGCGAAGCGTTGTTCCGTGCGCATCTGTCTCCGAAGCGGCTGGCGTCAACGTTGGCGACAAAAAACGGAGGGCCGAACGATCACGCCAGGCGCCTTGTCGCCGCCATCCATTCGGTCCTGAACGCTGCGATCAAGGCGGGTGGTTCATCGCTGCGCGATCATCGTCAGACCAACGGTGAACTCGGCTACTTCCAGCACACATTTCAAGTGTACGACCGAGAAGGTGAGCCGTGCAAAACGCCGAAATGCGACGGCACCGTCAAACGTTTCACACAGAACGGTCGCTCGACGTTCTGGTGTCCCAAGTGTCAGAAATGA
- a CDS encoding hypothetical protein (product_source=Hypo-rule applied; cath_funfam=1.10.101.10; cleavage_site_network=SignalP-noTM; superfamily=47090,50494) translates to MKLPFATALMMTAMLGSAAAQSPAKPSDSKPKPVATVQIRPNGVATPDAAKAKEQGERLSIQSDLAWVNLYNGAINGEASDRLVAAIKTFQKNHKANATGTLTPQERSTLAAEAKKLRDNVGWTVVTDPLTGSRLGLPKKLLTQVISDVNGTKWSSATGAIQIELARRKEAGATTASAADKEKKAAGRKVTYSVVKPDYFVLAGGQGLKKFYIRGQTKNDEVRVLTVLYDQATEGTMTPVTVAMSSAFNPFPTLITQVGPPPRKKVEYSTGIVVSPDGVILADRQATEACDTIVVPAYGNAARIASDRAHELALLHIYGVNDLKPLGMVSGGTAKPQVSVIGIADPQNQAGRSAVTSHAAVVTPVGTDITLSPEPGLGFSGAAVIDSDGKFTGMARLKPATVAESTGALLPAQALLVSADIVREFLKTNDVTAPSGQSDTKASLLRVICIRK, encoded by the coding sequence ATGAAATTGCCGTTCGCCACAGCATTGATGATGACCGCCATGCTCGGCTCTGCAGCCGCGCAAAGTCCAGCAAAACCGTCGGATAGCAAGCCCAAGCCTGTCGCGACCGTGCAGATTCGCCCCAACGGGGTGGCGACGCCGGACGCCGCCAAGGCCAAGGAGCAAGGCGAACGGCTGTCGATCCAGTCGGACCTGGCATGGGTTAATCTTTATAACGGCGCGATCAACGGCGAGGCGAGCGACCGTCTGGTCGCCGCGATCAAAACATTCCAGAAAAATCACAAGGCCAACGCCACCGGGACGTTGACGCCGCAGGAGCGCAGCACCCTGGCCGCCGAGGCTAAGAAGCTGCGGGACAATGTCGGCTGGACAGTCGTGACAGATCCGCTCACCGGCTCGCGGCTCGGACTGCCCAAGAAGCTGCTGACGCAGGTGATCAGCGACGTCAATGGCACCAAATGGTCGTCCGCCACCGGCGCTATCCAGATCGAGCTGGCGCGGCGCAAAGAAGCTGGCGCCACCACCGCAAGCGCGGCCGACAAGGAAAAGAAAGCTGCGGGCCGCAAGGTGACCTACAGCGTGGTCAAACCTGATTACTTCGTGCTTGCGGGGGGTCAGGGCCTGAAGAAATTCTACATTCGCGGCCAGACCAAGAACGACGAAGTTCGCGTCCTGACCGTCCTGTACGATCAAGCCACCGAAGGCACCATGACGCCGGTGACTGTGGCGATGTCGAGCGCATTTAACCCATTTCCGACCCTGATCACGCAGGTTGGTCCGCCGCCCCGCAAGAAGGTGGAGTATTCGACCGGCATTGTTGTCAGTCCAGACGGTGTCATTTTGGCAGACCGTCAGGCGACCGAGGCCTGCGACACCATCGTGGTGCCGGCGTATGGGAACGCAGCGCGCATCGCCAGTGATCGGGCTCACGAGCTTGCGCTGCTTCATATCTATGGCGTCAACGACTTGAAGCCGCTTGGAATGGTAAGTGGTGGCACGGCCAAACCACAGGTGAGCGTTATCGGGATTGCCGATCCACAAAATCAGGCCGGGCGTTCGGCCGTGACCAGTCATGCCGCTGTCGTAACTCCCGTAGGTACGGACATTACCCTGTCGCCCGAGCCGGGGCTTGGGTTCTCCGGCGCTGCAGTCATCGATAGCGATGGAAAATTTACCGGCATGGCGCGGCTGAAGCCTGCGACGGTTGCCGAATCGACCGGAGCACTGTTGCCCGCGCAGGCATTGCTCGTGTCGGCCGATATCGTCCGGGAATTCCTGAAGACCAACGACGTCACAGCGCCATCAGGTCAGAGTGACACAAAGGCGTCGCTGCTACGGGTCATCTGCATCAGGAAATAA
- a CDS encoding aryl-alcohol dehydrogenase-like predicted oxidoreductase (product_source=COG0667; cath_funfam=3.20.20.100; cog=COG0667; pfam=PF00248; superfamily=51430): MDSFKLGKTGPVVSRLGLGCMGMSDMYGPADRTESVATLRAALDAGMNLLDTGDFYGMGHNELLINEALKGRNRDDVLISVKFGGMRDPAAGWTGIDNRPIAVKNFVAYSLQRLGTDHIDIYRPARLDPAVPIEDTIGAIADLVKAGFVRHIGLSEVGSETIRRAHAVHPIADLQIEYSLISRGIEKDILATCRELGIGITAYGVLSRGLISGHWTKSRVVEKDFRANSPRFQGTNLDTNLTLVERLRASANEMGVSVAQLAIAWVLAQGTDIVPLIGARRRDRLQEALGALDVSLSPDELRALTQAIAPEDVAGGRYPEAALAHMDSERPMHA; this comes from the coding sequence ATGGACAGTTTCAAACTTGGCAAGACCGGCCCTGTGGTGTCCCGGCTCGGACTCGGCTGCATGGGAATGTCAGACATGTACGGCCCTGCCGATCGCACTGAGAGCGTTGCGACGCTACGTGCGGCGCTCGACGCCGGCATGAACCTGCTCGATACCGGAGATTTCTATGGCATGGGTCACAACGAGTTGCTCATCAACGAAGCGTTGAAAGGGCGCAACCGTGACGATGTGCTGATCAGCGTGAAGTTCGGCGGCATGCGCGATCCCGCAGCCGGGTGGACAGGCATCGACAATCGTCCGATTGCCGTGAAGAACTTTGTGGCCTATTCGCTGCAACGCCTCGGCACGGATCATATCGATATCTACCGACCGGCGCGGCTCGATCCTGCCGTGCCAATCGAAGATACCATCGGCGCAATCGCGGACCTCGTCAAAGCTGGTTTCGTCCGGCATATCGGGCTATCCGAGGTCGGTAGCGAGACCATCCGTCGCGCCCATGCGGTCCACCCGATCGCCGACCTGCAGATTGAATACTCGCTGATCTCTCGCGGCATCGAAAAGGACATTCTCGCGACCTGTCGTGAACTTGGCATCGGCATCACTGCTTACGGCGTTCTGTCGCGCGGCCTGATCAGTGGCCATTGGACCAAGTCGCGTGTCGTCGAAAAGGATTTTCGAGCCAACAGTCCGCGCTTCCAGGGCACAAATCTCGACACCAACCTGACGCTGGTGGAACGCCTTCGCGCCAGTGCTAACGAGATGGGCGTTTCAGTCGCCCAGCTCGCGATTGCATGGGTGCTGGCGCAGGGAACGGACATTGTTCCGCTCATCGGAGCGCGGCGCCGTGACCGCCTGCAGGAAGCGCTCGGCGCACTCGATGTGAGCCTTTCACCCGACGAGCTACGCGCTTTGACCCAGGCAATCGCGCCCGAAGATGTCGCCGGCGGCCGTTACCCCGAAGCGGCCCTTGCCCACATGGACAGCGAAAGACCCATGCACGCGTGA
- a CDS encoding glyceraldehyde-3-phosphate dehydrogenase (NADP+) (product_source=KO:K00131; cath_funfam=3.40.309.10,3.40.605.10; cog=COG1012; ko=KO:K00131; pfam=PF00171; superfamily=53720), protein MIDQQFLKSLFPKASDIPAEHRLDAPLHQRTTLVAGELKHWTGKTQPVISPIRVRDGENLTPIELGSIPHGGIAEAEEALTAAVAAYDSGRGIWPTMSVAERIACMQDFTKQMVARRNEVVELLMWEIGKSFSDSEKEFDRTVDYIKATIDALRDLDNNSSRFVVVEGTIGQIRRTPLGVVLCMGPYNYPLNETFATLIPALIMGNALLFKPPKFGILLFEPLLEAFRSAFPRGVINTVYGSGAEVVPYLLGSGRVNTLTLIGSSKVADHLKKLHPKANRLRAILGLDAKNAAIVLADADIELAVKECLLGALSFNGQRCTALKMLIVHQSIVDQFLKRFSEELAKLKVGMPWEKGVNITPLPEPDKTAYMTQCVDDAVAKGARIVNPDGGVHCDTFFYPAVVYPVREGMKLYREEQFGPVIPVMPFEDLETALDYVITSEHGQQVSIFSSNPEMIGALVDPLVNQVCRVNINCQCQRGPDVFPFTGRKDSAEGTLSVTDALRSFSIRSMIAAKQTDASKKLLDSIVQNHDSKFINTGFIL, encoded by the coding sequence GTGATTGACCAACAATTCCTCAAAAGCCTCTTTCCGAAAGCCAGCGACATTCCCGCTGAGCATCGCCTTGATGCGCCGCTGCATCAGCGCACCACACTCGTCGCAGGAGAACTTAAACACTGGACTGGAAAGACCCAGCCAGTGATCTCGCCGATCCGTGTGCGAGATGGCGAGAACCTGACACCGATCGAACTCGGCAGCATCCCACATGGCGGCATTGCCGAGGCCGAAGAAGCGCTGACCGCTGCGGTCGCGGCCTACGATAGCGGACGCGGCATATGGCCGACCATGAGCGTGGCCGAACGCATCGCTTGCATGCAGGATTTTACGAAGCAAATGGTCGCCCGCCGCAACGAGGTGGTCGAACTGCTGATGTGGGAAATCGGCAAAAGCTTCTCCGATTCAGAAAAGGAGTTCGATCGCACCGTCGACTACATCAAGGCGACAATCGACGCGTTGCGTGATCTCGACAACAACTCGTCGCGCTTCGTGGTTGTTGAAGGAACCATCGGCCAGATCCGGCGGACACCGCTCGGCGTCGTGTTGTGCATGGGCCCCTATAACTATCCGCTCAATGAAACGTTTGCGACCCTGATCCCGGCCCTGATCATGGGCAACGCGCTGCTGTTCAAGCCGCCGAAGTTCGGCATTCTGCTGTTTGAGCCATTGCTGGAAGCGTTTCGCAGCGCGTTTCCAAGAGGCGTCATCAACACTGTCTACGGCAGTGGCGCGGAAGTGGTCCCGTATCTCCTGGGATCAGGCAGGGTAAACACCTTGACACTGATCGGCTCAAGCAAGGTGGCCGATCACCTGAAAAAGCTCCATCCGAAAGCTAACCGGTTGCGTGCCATTCTCGGTCTCGACGCCAAGAATGCCGCGATCGTTCTGGCCGATGCGGATATCGAGCTGGCGGTAAAGGAATGCCTGCTCGGCGCGCTGTCGTTCAACGGTCAACGCTGCACCGCTCTGAAAATGCTGATTGTCCATCAATCGATCGTGGACCAGTTCCTCAAGCGATTTTCTGAAGAGCTCGCAAAGCTCAAAGTCGGTATGCCGTGGGAAAAGGGCGTAAACATCACGCCGCTGCCTGAGCCAGATAAGACAGCGTACATGACTCAATGCGTCGATGACGCCGTCGCCAAGGGTGCCCGCATCGTCAATCCCGATGGCGGCGTGCACTGCGACACGTTCTTTTATCCCGCGGTCGTCTATCCCGTTCGCGAGGGCATGAAGCTTTACCGGGAAGAGCAGTTCGGGCCGGTCATTCCGGTGATGCCATTCGAGGATCTCGAAACTGCACTTGACTACGTCATCACGTCCGAGCACGGCCAGCAGGTCAGTATCTTCTCATCCAATCCCGAGATGATCGGCGCGCTGGTCGATCCGCTCGTTAATCAGGTCTGCCGGGTCAACATCAACTGCCAGTGTCAGCGCGGTCCGGATGTTTTTCCGTTCACCGGCCGCAAGGATTCCGCGGAAGGCACGCTGTCCGTCACCGACGCGCTGCGTTCCTTCTCAATCCGTTCAATGATCGCCGCCAAGCAGACAGACGCCAGCAAGAAGCTGCTGGACAGCATCGTGCAGAATCATGACTCGAAATTCATCAACACGGGATTCATCCTCTGA
- a CDS encoding molybdopterin/thiamine biosynthesis adenylyltransferase (product_source=COG0476; cath_funfam=3.40.50.720; cog=COG0476; ko=KO:K21029; pfam=PF00899; superfamily=69572): MLTSEELERYARHIVMREVGGPGQAALKAARVLVIGAGGLGAPSLMYLAAAGVGTLGVVDDDAVSLSNLQRQIIHATQDIGRPKVDSAADKILALNPHVALRTHAARLNASNALEIISNYDVVLDGSDNFTTRYLVSDACFLAKKTLIAGALGVFDASLTTIRAGAAEDGKPYPTYRCLFPEAPPPGTTPTCEEAGVLGALAGVLGSMMALEAIREIVGFGESLVGRLVMIDARAMRFETLRYARDPSNPLNGDHPTITDLSGHK; encoded by the coding sequence ATGCTGACATCCGAGGAACTGGAGCGCTACGCGCGCCATATCGTTATGCGCGAGGTCGGCGGCCCTGGTCAGGCGGCGCTGAAGGCGGCGCGCGTGCTGGTGATCGGCGCGGGTGGTCTCGGCGCCCCGTCGCTGATGTATCTCGCGGCGGCGGGAGTCGGCACGCTTGGGGTCGTCGATGACGATGCGGTGTCGCTGTCGAATCTGCAGAGACAGATCATTCACGCGACGCAGGACATTGGACGACCGAAAGTCGACAGTGCGGCGGACAAAATTCTGGCGCTCAATCCGCATGTCGCGCTTCGCACCCATGCGGCGCGGCTCAATGCCTCAAACGCACTCGAAATTATCAGCAATTATGACGTTGTTCTCGATGGGTCGGACAATTTCACCACCCGCTATCTGGTCTCTGACGCCTGCTTCCTGGCGAAGAAGACGTTGATCGCGGGCGCGCTTGGCGTGTTCGACGCATCGCTGACCACGATCCGTGCCGGTGCAGCGGAGGATGGAAAACCCTATCCGACCTATCGCTGCCTGTTTCCGGAGGCGCCGCCACCCGGCACCACGCCGACGTGTGAGGAAGCGGGCGTGCTCGGCGCGCTTGCCGGCGTGCTGGGCTCGATGATGGCACTGGAGGCGATTCGCGAAATCGTCGGGTTCGGCGAAAGTCTCGTCGGGCGCTTGGTGATGATCGATGCGCGCGCCATGCGGTTCGAGACTCTACGCTACGCCCGTGACCCGTCCAATCCGTTGAACGGTGATCATCCCACCATTACGGATCTAAGCGGGCACAAGTAA
- a CDS encoding DNA-binding transcriptional LysR family regulator (product_source=COG0583; cath_funfam=1.10.10.10,3.40.190.10; cog=COG0583; pfam=PF00126,PF03466; superfamily=46785,53850) codes for MKDFDLRDLDAFLAVARIGNFRRAAVEQHVSVSSLSQRLRALEERLGIRLMNRTTRSVALTEAGELLLSRIGPAMGNIGEALEQVRGLRETPSGRLRINAPLPSIELVLAPMVAPFLKRYPQIELEIVGETSLIDIVKEGFDAGVRFGEHLAQDMIAVSLGPPERYAVVASPELIAARGRPKHPKDLLDLPCILTRFPSGALLEWEFEKAGRLIKLTPPASLIGTTPSLMRRAAMDGVGFAMTFEGWVRDAVKDGSLVSVLEDWCPPFPGPFLYYPSRRQPPPALRAFIAFVAEWRKPRRA; via the coding sequence ATGAAAGATTTTGATCTTCGTGACCTGGACGCATTTCTTGCAGTGGCCCGCATCGGAAATTTCCGGCGGGCCGCGGTGGAGCAGCACGTCTCTGTCTCGAGCCTGAGCCAGCGGCTGCGGGCTTTGGAAGAGCGCCTCGGTATCCGGTTGATGAATCGGACGACCCGCAGCGTGGCGCTCACCGAAGCCGGTGAACTGCTGCTGTCACGGATCGGCCCGGCAATGGGCAATATCGGCGAGGCGCTGGAGCAGGTGCGCGGTCTGCGCGAGACGCCGTCCGGCCGCCTGCGGATCAACGCTCCGCTTCCATCGATCGAGCTCGTGCTTGCGCCGATGGTGGCACCATTCCTGAAACGCTATCCGCAGATCGAATTGGAGATCGTCGGTGAGACGTCGCTGATCGATATCGTCAAGGAGGGTTTCGACGCCGGGGTGAGGTTCGGCGAGCATCTGGCGCAGGACATGATTGCTGTATCGCTCGGGCCGCCCGAGCGATACGCTGTAGTGGCGTCGCCTGAACTCATTGCTGCGCGCGGCAGGCCGAAGCATCCCAAGGACCTTCTCGATCTGCCCTGCATCCTGACCCGCTTCCCCAGCGGAGCACTGCTCGAATGGGAGTTCGAAAAAGCTGGACGCCTGATCAAGCTGACGCCGCCGGCCAGCCTCATTGGCACAACGCCCTCTCTCATGCGGCGAGCGGCCATGGATGGAGTGGGATTCGCTATGACGTTCGAAGGATGGGTCCGCGATGCCGTGAAGGATGGATCGCTCGTCAGTGTGCTCGAAGATTGGTGTCCGCCGTTTCCGGGACCGTTCCTCTATTACCCGAGCCGCCGTCAACCGCCGCCGGCGTTGCGCGCCTTCATCGCGTTCGTTGCAGAATGGCGAAAGCCGCGCCGGGCGTGA
- a CDS encoding putative glyoxalase superfamily protein PhnB (product_source=COG2764; cath_funfam=3.10.180.10; cog=COG2764; pfam=PF19581; superfamily=54593), with protein MPIEFSRVIPTLRMFDVRKAREFYLDYLGFIVDFEHRFEPSLPLFMQVSRSGARLYLSEHHGDGSPGVHVNIETTGLAEYHAELAAKGYNYMRPGLVEQPWGATTMTVYDPFSNHIIFSETSKGGS; from the coding sequence ATGCCCATTGAGTTCAGCCGAGTCATTCCGACCCTGCGGATGTTCGATGTCCGTAAAGCACGAGAATTCTATCTGGATTACCTTGGCTTCATCGTCGATTTCGAGCATCGGTTCGAGCCTTCGCTGCCACTGTTCATGCAGGTGTCGCGCAGCGGTGCGCGGCTTTATCTCAGCGAGCACCACGGCGACGGTTCGCCGGGCGTTCATGTGAACATCGAGACCACGGGTCTTGCCGAATATCACGCCGAGCTTGCAGCCAAGGGATATAACTACATGCGGCCAGGCCTCGTGGAGCAACCCTGGGGTGCCACGACCATGACTGTGTACGATCCGTTCTCCAATCACATCATTTTCAGCGAAACGTCGAAGGGCGGATCGTGA